The Brumimicrobium sp. genomic interval TCTTGTAGCCATGTTCCGTAGGCAGCGGCAAATTTAACCACGTCCACAGGGGAAAGTCCTTCACCTACCTTCCCACCAATGGTTCCTCGGATACCAGATATAGATTTGATTAGGGTCATTTCTTAAATTTTTATATTGTTTTTTTTAAATGAATCATTTTGATACAAGCCACAGCAGCTTCAGTTCCTTTGTTACCATATTTCCCACCTGATCTGTCGATAGCTTGCTGTAAAGTATTATCAGTTAGGACACAGAAAATAGCAGGTTTATTGAATTTTAGGGCGACATCTTTAATTCCTAAGGCAGTTCCCTGACAAACAAAATCGAAATGTTTGGTTTCACCTTGAATAACAGAACCTATGGCTATTACTCCATCAATTTCTATCTTTTCTAGTAACCATTGAGAGGCTAGAGGTAGTTCATACGCTCCTGGAACGTATTTTACAGTGATATTTTTCGCTTTTACTCCGTTCTCTAAAAGTGTTTCTTGCGCTCCTTTTAGAAGATTAAAAGTAATATTATCGTTCCATTCTGAAACAACAATGCCGACTTTGAAATCGGCACCGTTTGGAATAGTATTTTTATCGTATTGAGATAGATTCTTATTTGCTGTTGCCATTATTCTACGATTGAGTTTTCGGCTCTTGTGATATATTTTTCAATTTGTTTTTGATTCGCAAAAGTCAAATACTTGTTCTTAATAATACGGTAATATTCTGCCGCTTTTTGGTAATCACCTGCTTCTTCGGCATTTAGTCCAGCTTTAAAGTAAAATACAGGAGTAG includes:
- the ribH gene encoding 6,7-dimethyl-8-ribityllumazine synthase, which codes for MATANKNLSQYDKNTIPNGADFKVGIVVSEWNDNITFNLLKGAQETLLENGVKAKNITVKYVPGAYELPLASQWLLEKIEIDGVIAIGSVIQGETKHFDFVCQGTALGIKDVALKFNKPAIFCVLTDNTLQQAIDRSGGKYGNKGTEAAVACIKMIHLKKTI